The following proteins are co-located in the Leptospira weilii genome:
- a CDS encoding SDR family NAD(P)-dependent oxidoreductase encodes MKTNSEPNSSSAVVTGSSKGIGKAISEFLISEGYRVIGISRTKPKSVLLENSPLYRHVTLDLSNTKEIGLRLSNILKEEPPLKILVNNAGFGNFSPHEEIPFEELEKMLIVNFVSPILITKLFLKDLKKNGGWIIQIHSIAALKESVRGAAYAGTKAGLRHFGLNLFEETRKSGVKFMSINPDISDTEFYNLLDFEKDSDPNSYLNVSEILSAFGYALSSPENLGFTEITIRPKYHRVSKKPFVRKNQIRNAPSEE; translated from the coding sequence ATGAAAACAAACTCGGAACCAAACAGCTCGTCGGCGGTCGTCACAGGTTCCTCCAAAGGGATCGGAAAAGCGATTTCAGAATTTTTAATTTCCGAAGGTTATAGAGTGATTGGGATCTCCAGAACGAAACCGAAATCCGTTCTTTTGGAAAATTCCCCTTTGTATCGCCACGTTACGCTTGATCTTTCGAATACGAAGGAGATCGGACTTCGATTATCAAATATTCTCAAGGAAGAACCTCCTTTGAAAATTCTAGTAAACAACGCCGGCTTTGGCAATTTTTCTCCGCATGAAGAAATCCCTTTCGAAGAATTGGAAAAAATGCTCATCGTCAATTTTGTTTCCCCGATTCTAATCACTAAATTATTTCTAAAAGATCTAAAGAAGAACGGAGGTTGGATCATTCAAATTCATTCGATCGCGGCATTGAAAGAATCGGTTCGAGGGGCGGCTTACGCGGGAACCAAGGCCGGTCTGAGACATTTCGGATTAAATTTATTCGAAGAAACTCGAAAATCGGGAGTCAAATTTATGAGCATCAACCCCGATATCTCGGATACCGAGTTTTACAATCTTCTGGATTTCGAAAAAGATTCCGATCCGAATTCTTATTTGAACGTTTCCGAAATTTTGAGCGCCTTCGGATATGCTCTTTCAAGCCCGGAGAATTTGGGTTTTACCGAAATTACGATTCGCCCTAAGTACCATCGAGTTTCGAAAAAACCTTTTGTTCGAAAGAATCAAATCCGAAACGCTCCTTCGGAAGAATGA
- a CDS encoding LIC13344 family protein: MKQNNLAKITNKNPIPNRDNLCPIVLSEIERKAVVQIAEYAREQFTTFDWRWNDHSKMQDNEVTFLFLVKNDIIRICERKPNKIKEFINILEYILEEEFSE; encoded by the coding sequence ATGAAACAGAACAATCTTGCTAAGATTACCAATAAAAATCCGATCCCAAACAGGGATAATTTGTGCCCGATTGTTCTTTCCGAAATAGAAAGAAAAGCGGTCGTTCAAATCGCCGAATATGCAAGAGAACAATTTACGACATTCGATTGGAGATGGAACGATCATTCCAAAATGCAAGATAATGAAGTTACCTTTCTTTTTCTTGTAAAAAACGACATTATCCGAATCTGCGAAAGAAAACCGAACAAGATCAAAGAGTTTATTAATATTCTTGAGTATATCTTGGAAGAAGAATTTAGCGAATAA
- a CDS encoding helix-turn-helix domain-containing protein: MYKVNKKFSDRLKRLIETLGFSQAEFARSIDLKPAFISDLINERAKSFSQESLLRLRTIHNVNPLWLIAGEGEMLITEIEIKTDFETDRYRAILKKIRNRPQIEALLESLLEVPDSELEALSLIIEKFRKKK, translated from the coding sequence ATGTATAAAGTGAATAAAAAATTCTCAGATCGTTTAAAAAGGCTTATTGAAACCTTAGGATTTTCTCAGGCCGAATTTGCAAGATCCATCGATCTTAAACCTGCATTTATCAGTGATCTTATTAATGAAAGGGCAAAGAGCTTTTCACAAGAATCCTTACTCAGGCTTCGAACCATACACAATGTAAACCCTCTTTGGCTCATTGCGGGTGAAGGCGAAATGCTAATCACTGAGATTGAAATAAAAACGGATTTTGAAACGGATCGTTATCGGGCGATTCTTAAAAAGATTCGAAACCGTCCGCAGATTGAAGCCTTGTTGGAAAGTCTTTTGGAAGTTCCGGATTCGGAATTGGAAGCTCTTAGCCTTATCATAGAAAAATTTCGAAAGAAGAAGTGA
- a CDS encoding ABC transporter permease produces the protein MKQAFQLINIQLKEFYREPAILFWAFVFPIAMAGILGIAFKNRGSEEVKIAILENSYQLEELKKILDSTRDKNEKSKEKTLASDSDKLPSLKFLVLSKNEAIRDLKRGKLNVIVERTQGGKIRFFFDTDNPNGQRDYLLILAKIRSRYTDFELQVDRLDSKGVRYIDYLVPGMLAMGVMNSCLWGVGWNLIEMRMKKLLRRMSATPMSKLSFLISFFFTRLIVTTIESVILLGFTLFTFENALEGSFGAIIMIFLSGNFAFSCIGIFVGSRAANSQVGNGLINAVTFPMMILSGVFFSYQNFPEIVLPIIKNLPLTLMADSLRTVFIEGAGFISVIPAVVGLFVYGIVFLFVGNKIFRWS, from the coding sequence ATGAAACAAGCATTCCAGCTGATAAATATACAACTTAAAGAATTTTACAGAGAACCTGCGATTCTTTTCTGGGCTTTTGTATTTCCGATCGCGATGGCAGGAATCCTTGGGATTGCGTTTAAAAATCGGGGATCAGAAGAAGTTAAAATTGCAATATTAGAAAATTCTTATCAACTTGAAGAACTTAAGAAAATCTTGGATTCCACTCGTGATAAAAACGAAAAATCGAAAGAAAAAACCCTCGCTTCTGATTCCGATAAACTTCCTTCCTTGAAGTTTTTGGTTCTTTCTAAAAATGAAGCGATTCGAGATCTTAAAAGAGGGAAACTCAACGTAATCGTCGAAAGGACACAGGGTGGAAAAATTCGTTTCTTTTTCGATACGGACAATCCGAACGGTCAGAGAGATTATCTTTTGATCTTGGCCAAAATCCGTTCGCGTTATACGGATTTTGAATTGCAGGTGGATCGTTTGGATTCGAAGGGGGTGAGATACATCGACTATTTAGTTCCCGGAATGCTTGCGATGGGCGTGATGAATTCCTGTCTTTGGGGAGTCGGTTGGAATCTGATCGAAATGAGGATGAAAAAACTTTTACGGAGAATGTCCGCGACTCCGATGAGTAAGTTGTCTTTTCTTATTTCCTTCTTTTTTACAAGATTGATCGTAACGACAATCGAATCGGTAATCCTGCTCGGATTTACTTTGTTTACGTTTGAGAACGCGTTGGAAGGTTCTTTCGGAGCCATAATTATGATTTTTCTTTCCGGAAATTTCGCATTTTCCTGTATTGGAATATTCGTCGGATCAAGGGCGGCGAATTCTCAAGTCGGAAATGGGCTCATAAATGCGGTTACGTTTCCTATGATGATTCTTTCCGGAGTTTTTTTCTCTTATCAAAATTTTCCCGAAATTGTACTTCCGATCATCAAAAATCTTCCTTTGACGTTGATGGCGGATTCTTTAAGGACGGTTTTTATCGAAGGGGCGGGTTTCATTTCGGTGATTCCCGCCGTGGTTGGGTTATTTGTTTACGGAATCGTATTTCTTTTTGTAGGAAATAAAATTTTTCGCTGGTCTTGA
- the loa22 gene encoding OmpA family outer membrane lipoprotein Loa22, producing the protein MVKKILNLILLGAIAFSFTLCSSAEKKEEPAAPEPSAQEQSAAANRSVDVNSPEAIADSLNEKLKDFRYPDGITRPGFSYKKADVNPGDFSGWSKANVPVIKEGLGKLPDSYALEITGHTDAVGPEQAEGAKKGNIFYSELRANAVKQALIKQGIPANRIVTKGSGSSEPVSGLDAKDAKNRRVTFRFATSAPQQ; encoded by the coding sequence ATGGTCAAAAAAATTTTGAATCTGATTCTGCTCGGTGCAATTGCATTTTCATTCACTCTTTGCTCCTCTGCTGAAAAAAAAGAGGAACCTGCAGCTCCTGAGCCGTCAGCCCAAGAGCAATCCGCTGCTGCAAATAGAAGTGTCGACGTTAACTCTCCGGAAGCGATTGCCGATTCCTTAAACGAAAAATTGAAAGACTTTAGATATCCTGACGGAATCACTCGCCCAGGATTCAGCTACAAAAAAGCGGATGTCAATCCGGGCGATTTCAGCGGATGGTCTAAGGCAAACGTTCCGGTAATTAAAGAAGGTCTTGGAAAACTTCCCGACAGCTACGCTCTTGAAATTACCGGACACACCGATGCTGTCGGACCTGAACAAGCCGAAGGAGCTAAAAAGGGAAATATCTTTTATTCCGAACTTCGTGCAAATGCCGTTAAACAGGCTTTGATCAAACAAGGAATCCCCGCAAATCGTATTGTTACGAAAGGTTCAGGCTCCTCAGAACCTGTTTCCGGACTCGATGCAAAAGACGCTAAAAACAGAAGGGTCACTTTCCGTTTTGCGACTTCCGCTCCACAACAATAA
- a CDS encoding quinone-dependent dihydroorotate dehydrogenase, with the protein MFSSTLKQAAYSTFLKPFFLSLDPETAHELAKNLLNISAKFPGILTLVESMTSYRSDRLKTRVAGIEFENPLGMGAGFDKTGELYPFLSRMGFGHIEVGTITGQSQPGNLKPRVFRYPEDQALINRMGFNNPGADSAERIIASQKKRKIRGINAGKTKIISEEKAVEDYVYTLKKLSPYADYAVINISSPNTPGLRDFQKQENFASLIQGIKNGLGKNFTIPLFVKFAPDMEIKDLEALLETSLSLKVDGVVLTNTTIDKSSLKAYPNVEKEGGLSGTPLKNRSTGFVRVAYRILKRRIPIIGVGGIDSEKSALEKILAGADLIQIYTGYIYQGPFLPLKILEFLDRFLKKQNLKTVSDLVGKEKEIKYDPK; encoded by the coding sequence ATGTTTTCCTCGACTTTGAAACAAGCCGCATATTCGACTTTTTTGAAACCGTTTTTTCTCTCTTTGGATCCGGAGACAGCGCACGAACTTGCAAAAAACTTACTTAACATCAGCGCAAAGTTTCCTGGAATCTTAACGTTAGTAGAATCGATGACATCTTATCGAAGTGATCGTTTGAAAACGAGAGTTGCCGGAATCGAATTCGAAAATCCTTTGGGAATGGGCGCGGGCTTTGATAAAACGGGAGAACTTTACCCTTTTCTTTCTCGAATGGGTTTCGGTCATATCGAAGTAGGAACGATCACAGGACAGTCGCAACCGGGAAATCTCAAACCCAGAGTGTTTCGCTATCCTGAAGATCAAGCTTTGATCAATCGTATGGGTTTTAATAATCCGGGCGCCGATTCGGCGGAGAGAATCATTGCTTCCCAAAAAAAGAGAAAGATTCGCGGGATCAACGCGGGTAAAACAAAAATCATTTCCGAAGAAAAAGCAGTCGAAGATTACGTTTATACTCTCAAGAAGCTTTCACCTTATGCGGATTACGCGGTTATCAATATTAGCTCTCCGAATACTCCGGGATTGAGAGATTTCCAAAAACAGGAAAATTTCGCGTCCCTGATTCAAGGAATTAAAAACGGGCTTGGAAAGAATTTTACAATTCCGTTATTCGTAAAATTTGCTCCCGATATGGAAATAAAAGATCTTGAGGCTTTGCTTGAGACCTCTTTGAGCTTGAAAGTCGACGGCGTCGTTTTAACCAATACCACCATTGATAAGTCTTCTTTGAAAGCGTATCCGAACGTGGAAAAGGAAGGAGGACTTTCCGGAACGCCTTTGAAAAATCGTTCCACTGGATTTGTACGAGTCGCATATCGGATTTTAAAACGAAGAATTCCGATTATCGGAGTCGGGGGAATCGATTCCGAAAAATCGGCCCTAGAAAAAATTCTTGCGGGAGCTGATTTAATTCAAATTTACACTGGTTATATCTATCAAGGACCTTTTTTACCTCTGAAGATTTTGGAGTTTTTGGATCGGTTCTTAAAAAAACAAAATCTAAAAACCGTGTCGGATTTGGTGGGAAAGGAAAAGGAAATTAAATACGATCCGAAATAG
- a CDS encoding RluA family pseudouridine synthase: MNLELKAEVLEEFSGNRLDRFLKFSFGDEMSRATIQKWIECGYVRNQDRKICDKSSWKVKTGEQYFLSIPPRPPLNLEPIPMVLPVVLEREDYLIIHKPPGIASHSGPGDRSPSLVNGLLHHFKELSKVGGETRPGIVHRLDKPTEGLMLIAKNDRAHGKLSELFRKREIEKKYYAWVQGHFPAETGTIDLPIARHPIERLKMTVSPKGRKSVTHYKVLKYVNSRSGRKFSFVEVGLETGRTHQIRIHFQSQRCPVVGDLLYSRAGSQFESYGLQLLSYYLKFKDPFTGEIIEATLALSERFLRFEKNAPLF; encoded by the coding sequence ATGAACTTAGAACTGAAAGCAGAAGTATTGGAAGAATTTTCCGGAAATCGATTGGATCGATTTTTAAAATTTTCTTTCGGGGATGAAATGTCCCGAGCCACAATTCAAAAATGGATTGAGTGCGGGTATGTTCGCAATCAGGACCGAAAAATTTGCGATAAAAGTTCCTGGAAAGTAAAAACGGGAGAACAATACTTTCTCTCTATCCCTCCAAGGCCACCCCTTAACTTGGAGCCGATTCCGATGGTATTACCTGTTGTTTTAGAAAGAGAAGATTATCTCATCATTCACAAGCCGCCCGGGATTGCAAGTCATAGTGGACCGGGGGATCGTTCTCCAAGTCTGGTCAACGGGCTTCTTCATCATTTCAAAGAATTGTCAAAGGTCGGAGGAGAAACAAGGCCGGGAATCGTCCATAGATTGGATAAGCCCACGGAGGGATTGATGCTCATCGCTAAAAACGATCGGGCGCACGGAAAACTTTCCGAACTTTTTAGAAAAAGAGAAATCGAAAAAAAATATTATGCTTGGGTTCAAGGACATTTTCCCGCAGAGACGGGGACGATCGATCTTCCGATTGCGAGGCATCCGATCGAAAGATTAAAGATGACCGTTTCTCCCAAAGGAAGGAAATCCGTAACTCATTACAAAGTTCTAAAATACGTCAACTCCCGTTCCGGAAGAAAATTCAGCTTTGTCGAAGTGGGTTTGGAAACGGGAAGGACTCATCAAATCAGAATTCATTTTCAAAGCCAACGGTGCCCTGTTGTCGGAGACTTATTGTACTCGAGGGCTGGTTCTCAGTTTGAATCGTACGGATTGCAACTTTTATCTTATTATCTCAAATTCAAAGACCCGTTTACGGGGGAGATCATTGAAGCGACTCTTGCCCTCAGTGAAAGGTTTCTTAGATTTGAGAAGAATGCTCCGCTGTTCTGA
- a CDS encoding M43 family metalopeptidase leptolysin, protein MLKRSLILILILCFFVWGCPINRGKDKNSKNLELLLGLYLLNEVNYYCEPEENVRTSGSAPNFSVSNSNLSRVLLTESGGYQDGGTAYLVGTVEFSGIGRNNPMGIVYAEQNHQFSSNLNRFIYPLWTNSSGDLIQDSGKSESLGYRSVTTAFPIGATPGYYAPSSNYNNFNNNLLGANFIVPTAPGPLVTTRKVTNNTAQTCEEYKFRAEQSGLLGSSSSGLKKVWQSRKKLNINLIFIQNAVATPTTAGMATMIQTLKDIYAQDTVKIDVTVTASLIPAAAGAPYLTIANISDDYGDVVGSLGSLYRNNPSNVQDSNSLNIYITRDYQISSSAPAGILGISSGIPGIPITGTPKSGMIVFIENHRTSSGCGVQGQDLICESDQVFLAKTIAHEAGHYLGLYHLVEKDVVKGRYSLDPLPETPECKDQNGNNIVGLWECLGEGFYDSGGLNLMFWAGNPKINQTQLTGEQGWVLRSHPLVY, encoded by the coding sequence ATGTTGAAAAGGTCATTGATTCTGATTTTGATTCTTTGTTTTTTTGTATGGGGATGTCCTATAAATCGAGGAAAGGATAAGAACTCAAAAAATTTGGAACTTCTTTTGGGATTGTATTTGCTCAACGAGGTGAATTATTATTGTGAACCGGAAGAAAACGTTCGAACCAGCGGAAGCGCGCCGAATTTCAGCGTATCGAATTCCAATCTAAGTCGGGTTCTTTTAACGGAAAGCGGAGGATATCAAGACGGCGGAACGGCTTATCTTGTCGGAACGGTGGAATTCTCCGGAATCGGAAGAAACAATCCGATGGGAATCGTTTATGCTGAACAGAATCATCAGTTTTCTTCCAACTTGAACCGTTTTATTTATCCGCTTTGGACAAACTCTTCGGGAGATTTGATTCAAGATAGCGGAAAAAGCGAATCTTTAGGTTATAGATCCGTTACGACTGCTTTTCCTATAGGTGCCACTCCGGGATATTACGCGCCTAGTTCGAATTATAACAATTTCAACAACAACCTCTTGGGGGCAAATTTTATCGTGCCGACCGCGCCGGGGCCGTTAGTCACTACGCGGAAAGTCACGAATAACACGGCTCAAACTTGCGAAGAATATAAATTTCGTGCGGAACAGAGCGGATTATTGGGGAGTTCCTCTTCGGGTTTGAAAAAGGTCTGGCAATCCAGAAAAAAATTGAATATCAACTTGATTTTTATTCAGAATGCCGTAGCGACTCCCACCACAGCCGGAATGGCGACGATGATACAAACTTTAAAGGATATTTATGCGCAAGATACGGTTAAAATCGACGTAACGGTCACAGCTTCCTTGATACCCGCTGCTGCTGGAGCTCCTTACTTAACAATCGCAAATATTTCAGATGATTATGGGGATGTGGTAGGCTCTTTAGGATCTCTTTATAGGAATAACCCATCTAATGTACAGGATTCGAATTCTTTGAACATTTACATCACAAGGGATTATCAGATTTCGAGCAGCGCGCCTGCTGGGATTTTAGGGATTTCATCTGGCATACCCGGAATTCCAATTACCGGTACTCCGAAATCGGGTATGATCGTATTTATCGAAAATCATAGAACGTCTTCCGGATGCGGAGTGCAAGGGCAGGACTTAATCTGCGAGTCAGATCAGGTTTTTCTTGCTAAGACAATCGCTCATGAAGCCGGTCACTATTTAGGTCTTTACCATTTAGTAGAGAAAGACGTCGTCAAAGGGCGTTATTCTTTGGACCCGCTTCCCGAAACTCCGGAATGTAAGGACCAAAACGGAAATAACATTGTAGGTTTATGGGAATGTCTGGGCGAAGGGTTTTATGATAGTGGGGGACTTAATCTGATGTTTTGGGCCGGAAACCCTAAGATAAATCAAACTCAATTGACGGGAGAACAGGGCTGGGTGCTTCGCTCGCATCCTCTTGTATATTAA
- a CDS encoding YkvA family protein has protein sequence MDLIEKVKREFWPKLKSVMFKIPFTGDLVALYYSMMDPETPLRTKLIIAGALAYFIFPLDAVPDFIPGAGFLDDAGVIAAVLASVQSAIREEHREMARKFLEKK, from the coding sequence ATGGATCTGATTGAAAAAGTAAAAAGGGAATTTTGGCCGAAGTTAAAATCCGTAATGTTCAAGATTCCGTTTACGGGGGATCTTGTGGCACTTTATTATTCCATGATGGATCCAGAAACTCCACTTCGAACCAAGCTCATTATTGCGGGCGCACTGGCTTATTTTATTTTTCCTTTGGATGCTGTTCCTGATTTTATTCCGGGCGCGGGATTTCTGGATGACGCGGGAGTAATTGCAGCGGTACTGGCAAGTGTACAATCGGCGATTCGAGAAGAACATAGAGAAATGGCCCGAAAATTTTTGGAGAAAAAATGA
- a CDS encoding SPL family radical SAM protein, whose amino-acid sequence MRSDNFISPKRFSHIYVEESAKYHPKTSEILSKFPESHTIPIDSYKEVFNPSAQSFQAQKRSPKLILAKRKEQFLYPGSGIAPNFGYQFFYYNALVLNCLYNCSYCYLQGMYPSANIVIFVNNEEYIQKTREQLKLSKSLYLCISYDTDLLALENILGYCKEWILFAGSNPDLIVEIRTKSANFKSIADLKPTSNTILAWTLSPDSVIEEHEPLTPKLSSRLKNIKDALNAGWQVRLCFDPILNVPNWKSVYSEFVRKIFEEIPGEKLRDISLGIFRMNSDYFKNSKKRRPDSYLFYLPMNTHGGIKSYSEVLEKEMFTVLEKELETFFPRERIHRLVADQTESK is encoded by the coding sequence ATGCGCTCAGACAATTTTATCAGTCCTAAAAGATTCTCTCATATCTACGTGGAAGAATCCGCGAAGTATCATCCGAAAACTTCGGAAATTCTTTCCAAGTTTCCCGAATCCCACACAATCCCCATCGATTCTTACAAGGAAGTATTCAATCCATCCGCTCAAAGTTTCCAAGCCCAGAAACGAAGCCCAAAACTTATATTAGCAAAACGAAAAGAACAATTCTTATATCCAGGTTCGGGAATCGCTCCGAACTTCGGATATCAATTCTTCTATTACAACGCCCTTGTACTAAACTGCCTTTACAACTGTTCCTACTGCTATCTTCAAGGAATGTATCCTTCGGCTAATATTGTGATTTTTGTAAACAACGAAGAATATATCCAAAAAACCCGGGAACAACTCAAACTTTCTAAATCCCTTTATCTTTGTATTTCCTACGATACGGATCTTTTGGCCCTGGAAAATATATTAGGGTATTGTAAAGAATGGATTCTGTTTGCGGGTTCCAATCCCGACTTGATCGTCGAAATCAGAACCAAAAGCGCCAATTTCAAATCTATCGCCGATCTTAAGCCGACTTCGAATACAATTCTTGCTTGGACTCTTTCGCCGGATTCCGTAATCGAGGAACACGAACCTCTGACTCCGAAACTTTCCTCCCGATTGAAAAATATCAAAGACGCTTTGAACGCGGGCTGGCAGGTCCGACTTTGTTTCGATCCGATCTTAAACGTCCCGAATTGGAAATCCGTTTATTCGGAATTCGTTCGGAAAATTTTCGAGGAAATTCCAGGAGAAAAACTGAGAGACATCAGTCTCGGCATATTTCGGATGAATTCGGACTATTTTAAGAATTCCAAAAAACGAAGACCGGATTCTTATTTGTTTTACCTTCCGATGAATACTCACGGGGGAATAAAATCGTATTCGGAAGTATTAGAAAAAGAAATGTTTACAGTCCTTGAAAAAGAATTGGAAACATTTTTCCCTCGAGAAAGAATCCACAGGCTTGTCGCCGATCAAACGGAATCCAAATGA
- a CDS encoding carbon-nitrogen family hydrolase, whose translation MNPGELNIALVQCDLSWENQETNYEHVRELIHSALEKKSDETPDLILLPETFATGFTMRSERIAERDKGPTETFLKEIAKDTKATICGGWIRKNPEGKPFNTVSVVSPKGEIILRYSKIHPFTFGGEDRHYSPGSEIVSYDLNGFRITPFICYDIRFPEIFRRLAGETDIFTVHANWPTPRIHHWELILKTRAIENQAYVFGINRIGIAGYNKSIRHNGHSLAVAPNGDFMDAGEGIETVLFYNARKKSILDYRENFPVLADRKDQSLIRVRTAEHSSQI comes from the coding sequence TTGAATCCAGGTGAATTGAATATTGCTCTTGTACAATGCGATCTTTCCTGGGAAAACCAGGAAACAAACTACGAACACGTTCGTGAACTAATCCATTCCGCTCTTGAAAAAAAGTCGGACGAAACTCCTGATTTGATTTTGCTTCCGGAAACTTTTGCGACCGGATTTACGATGAGATCGGAAAGAATCGCAGAACGGGATAAAGGTCCAACCGAAACGTTCTTAAAGGAAATAGCAAAAGACACCAAAGCAACGATCTGCGGCGGTTGGATTCGAAAAAACCCGGAAGGAAAACCCTTTAATACCGTAAGCGTCGTAAGCCCAAAAGGAGAAATTATATTACGTTATTCTAAAATTCATCCATTTACTTTCGGGGGCGAAGATCGTCATTACAGCCCCGGCTCGGAAATTGTCAGTTATGATCTCAACGGCTTTAGGATTACCCCCTTTATCTGTTACGATATCCGTTTTCCGGAAATTTTTCGAAGACTGGCGGGAGAAACGGATATTTTTACCGTTCACGCAAACTGGCCGACTCCGAGAATCCATCACTGGGAATTGATCCTAAAAACGAGGGCGATTGAAAATCAGGCTTACGTTTTTGGAATCAATCGGATCGGAATCGCAGGATATAACAAAAGCATTCGTCACAACGGCCATTCTCTCGCCGTAGCGCCTAACGGAGATTTTATGGACGCAGGTGAGGGAATAGAAACCGTCCTATTCTATAATGCTCGTAAAAAATCGATTCTGGATTATAGGGAGAATTTCCCGGTTCTCGCCGATCGCAAGGACCAAAGTTTGATTCGGGTCAGAACAGCGGAGCATTCTTCTCAAATCTAA
- a CDS encoding inositol monophosphatase family protein, whose translation MNLDNEIKIRYEHFLNFVPKVMEFLTITQEEADLDIAYKGETDLVTKADKGSEERIIDEIERMFPSDSILGEEGTDKKGSSVFKWIIDPLDGTVNYSHRLPLYCACIGLENQENKEVVMGIVPFPAMNEVYHARKGQGAFKNQKPISVSKTKDLKQSLLCTGFPYDREKKIDRLTFFHKNFLLKARGVRRIGAAGLDLCWVAEGRFDAFWEEDLKPWDMAAPSVILAEAGGRMSTYDGSAFSSYVPNLIASNGFLHEKMVERMGDYRYDLN comes from the coding sequence ATGAATTTAGACAACGAAATCAAAATTAGATACGAACACTTCCTAAACTTTGTTCCAAAAGTAATGGAATTTTTGACGATAACTCAGGAAGAGGCAGATCTCGACATCGCTTACAAAGGAGAAACCGATCTCGTTACAAAAGCGGACAAAGGCTCCGAAGAGAGGATCATCGACGAAATCGAGAGAATGTTTCCTTCGGATAGTATTTTAGGCGAAGAAGGAACCGATAAAAAAGGAAGTTCCGTATTCAAATGGATCATTGATCCTCTTGATGGAACTGTCAATTATTCTCATAGACTTCCTTTGTATTGCGCTTGTATCGGTTTGGAGAATCAGGAAAACAAGGAAGTTGTTATGGGAATTGTCCCCTTTCCTGCAATGAATGAGGTTTATCACGCACGTAAAGGCCAAGGTGCGTTTAAAAATCAAAAACCGATTTCCGTTTCAAAAACGAAAGATCTGAAACAGTCTTTACTTTGTACAGGTTTCCCTTACGATCGGGAAAAGAAAATCGATCGACTCACGTTTTTTCATAAAAACTTTTTATTGAAGGCGAGAGGGGTTCGAAGGATCGGAGCGGCCGGACTCGATCTTTGTTGGGTTGCCGAAGGACGTTTTGACGCGTTTTGGGAAGAAGATTTAAAACCTTGGGACATGGCCGCCCCGTCCGTGATACTCGCCGAAGCGGGCGGAAGGATGTCGACTTACGATGGTAGTGCGTTTTCTTCCTACGTTCCTAATTTGATCGCAAGCAACGGATTCCTTCACGAAAAGATGGTGGAAAGAATGGGGGATTATCGTTATGACTTGAATTAA